One Setaria italica strain Yugu1 chromosome II, Setaria_italica_v2.0, whole genome shotgun sequence DNA segment encodes these proteins:
- the LOC101754400 gene encoding uncharacterized protein LOC101754400, protein MMVGKRERDCKNPMRRTTSMTEFAPPDVLAAVAEDEEAQLPDNNHRGGAGGQDWLSAFDGGAGGAAAQEDWLAAYRARAAPARAGLRRNSADYSVVETAAFLRACGLCCRRLGPGRDTFMYKGEAAFCSLECRERHITQEEWKDKCTVKSINNKDAAAGAAPVAGRRAGSGKPGAGGTVAAA, encoded by the exons atgatggtggGGAAGAGGGAGAGGGACTGCAAGAACCCGATGCGGCGGACCACGAGCATGACGGAGTTCGCGCCGCCGGACgtgctggcggcggtggcggaggacgaggaggcccaGCTGCCCGACAACAaccaccgcggcggcgccggagggcaGGACTGGCTGTCCGCgttcgacggcggcgccggtggcgccgcTGCGCAGGAGGACTGGCTGGCGGCGTACCGCGCGCGCgcagcgccggcgcgggcggggctGCGGCGGAACTCCGCCGACTACTCCGTCGTCGAGACCGCCGCTTTCCTCCGCGCCTGCGggctctgctgccgccgcctcggccccgGCCGCGACACCTTCATGTACAA GGGCGAGGCGGCGTTCTGCAGCCTGGAGTGCCGGGAGCGGCACATCACGCAGGAGGAGTGGAAGGACAAGTGCACCGTGAAGTCCATCAACAACAAGGacgcggccgcgggggcggcgccggtcgccggccgccgcgccggctccGGCAAGCCCGGGGCCGGCGGCACGGTGGCCGCGGCATGA